A part of Desulfovibrio inopinatus DSM 10711 genomic DNA contains:
- a CDS encoding efflux RND transporter periplasmic adaptor subunit → MHYQFDRKVNGLLSDGWRKPMVLAFCLLVLVSFSGCNEKKQEASGPPPPVPVKTITVKSMDAPDNLNGIGHVQAKNTVRIQAQVTGILKEIHFNEGDMVQQGQKLFTIDPEMYQAKVAETQAQLQLDTAKAKQSERDFLRYKDLVARNAVSEDEYEQYRTAYEAALEQVQYDQATLKTANINLGYCFISSPVSGVAGLLSVKQGNLVMSNSTELVTVNQVQPINVLFSLPEVDLAEIQKYAKNASLTVAVTPQGGGDPHKGKLTVVNNTVDETTGMISLQAEFLNDDLKLWPGQFVEAALTLRIEKNAVVVPNVAVMESQQGRSSFVVKSDKTVELRQVEIEREMGRQYVIKSGLKAGDVVVTDGQLKLRPGVTVKILSDNEKQGGEAAQKTPKANGAAASTSTAASESSGSSSTSPTSAPSSQTKQTP, encoded by the coding sequence ATGCATTATCAATTTGACCGCAAAGTCAATGGGTTATTGTCTGACGGTTGGCGAAAACCAATGGTTTTGGCGTTCTGTCTCTTGGTATTGGTTTCGTTTAGCGGCTGCAATGAAAAAAAACAAGAAGCCTCCGGTCCTCCTCCGCCTGTTCCTGTGAAAACGATAACAGTGAAAAGCATGGATGCCCCTGATAATCTCAATGGTATTGGGCATGTGCAAGCAAAGAATACAGTGCGTATTCAGGCTCAGGTGACGGGAATTTTGAAGGAAATTCATTTTAATGAAGGTGATATGGTGCAACAGGGACAAAAGCTGTTCACTATTGACCCGGAAATGTATCAAGCCAAAGTTGCCGAAACGCAGGCGCAGTTACAGCTTGATACAGCGAAAGCAAAGCAATCTGAACGCGATTTTTTGCGGTATAAAGATCTTGTTGCACGCAATGCCGTAAGTGAGGATGAATACGAACAGTATCGTACAGCTTATGAGGCAGCTTTGGAACAAGTTCAGTACGATCAAGCGACCCTAAAAACAGCGAATATCAATTTAGGGTATTGCTTCATTAGTTCTCCGGTTTCCGGGGTCGCTGGCTTGCTGAGTGTCAAACAGGGCAATCTTGTCATGTCAAACTCCACCGAGCTTGTTACGGTGAATCAAGTACAGCCTATCAATGTGCTTTTTTCATTGCCGGAAGTCGATCTTGCTGAGATTCAAAAGTATGCAAAGAACGCTAGCCTGACCGTTGCAGTCACACCGCAAGGTGGTGGCGATCCTCATAAAGGCAAGCTGACGGTTGTCAATAATACCGTTGATGAAACGACCGGTATGATTAGCCTCCAGGCCGAATTCCTGAACGACGACCTGAAATTGTGGCCAGGGCAATTTGTTGAAGCGGCACTCACATTGCGTATCGAAAAAAACGCAGTCGTTGTTCCGAATGTGGCCGTTATGGAAAGTCAACAGGGACGATCGTCCTTTGTCGTAAAATCTGACAAGACTGTGGAACTCCGCCAGGTAGAAATCGAACGGGAAATGGGGCGGCAGTATGTCATCAAAAGTGGGTTGAAAGCCGGTGATGTGGTTGTGACAGATGGTCAACTGAAGTTGCGCCCGGGGGTTACCGTGAAGATTCTCTCTGACAACGAGAAACAAGGCGGTGAGGCGGCGCAAAAGACACCAAAAGCGAATGGTGCAGCGGCGTCTACGTCGACAGCTGCATCCGAGAGCTCCGGTTCGTCATCGACGAGCCCGACCTCGGCCCCATCGTCTCAGACCAAACAAACGCCATAA
- a CDS encoding response regulator gives MSSFCFSFFLLTEDMRPQKMLSQAFNLAGHSLTIFQDLDRMLAQLCVSSDTIPQGILLDKNMKDLPNVAASIHSTNFGLPLALFGEEVSTEDLFLAMHIQAVDFVTLSTLDKTSVENVIERLCAAFDRTAALHARIRDLETKTAHLEQAHLILDARTLKAEQDAEEAESTKALILANMSHELRTPLNSILGFSDLLLESNDHPQCQEYLEYIKSSGQHLLESINDLLDLSDIGSGRLVIRSQAFDLPPVLQALGSFLNQRAAAKGIVTLLDIAENIPATVVGDCERIKQVLLEFFSNAVRFTDSGTIELRVHCAPQSFKQDKVHIHFEVRDTGIGIAADKLHDVFSCFTIAEDHLRKGRCGAGLGLAVCHDLIEQMGGTVDIQSEPGAGTAISFALPFTIPARMLRTSQPLSLLVAEDNPLNLEFLSCLLRDLGHEVYPVRDGIELLAALKKRPFDMIMLDIQLPRLDGLTAAQRIRNNTSGAFDPNIPIIAVTAYNMPGDKQRFLDAGMNGYIKKPLDRYSIKLALAEVLGEQINTQTPHISTA, from the coding sequence ATGTCGAGTTTTTGTTTCTCTTTTTTTCTCCTTACAGAAGACATGCGACCGCAAAAAATGCTGTCACAAGCCTTCAACCTGGCGGGCCATAGCCTCACGATATTCCAAGATCTTGATCGCATGCTCGCACAGTTGTGCGTATCTTCCGATACAATACCGCAGGGAATTCTTCTCGACAAAAACATGAAAGATTTACCGAATGTGGCGGCAAGTATCCATAGCACGAATTTCGGCCTGCCCCTTGCTCTTTTCGGCGAGGAAGTATCCACCGAAGATCTTTTCCTCGCAATGCATATTCAGGCTGTTGATTTCGTTACACTGAGCACTTTGGACAAAACGAGTGTAGAAAACGTTATCGAACGTCTTTGTGCAGCATTCGATCGCACCGCAGCGCTCCACGCACGCATTCGCGACTTGGAAACGAAAACAGCCCACCTTGAACAAGCGCACCTCATCCTTGATGCTCGAACTCTCAAAGCCGAACAAGATGCCGAAGAAGCTGAAAGCACGAAAGCGCTCATTTTGGCTAATATGAGCCATGAATTGAGAACACCTCTCAACAGCATTCTCGGTTTTAGTGATCTCCTGCTTGAATCCAATGACCACCCACAATGTCAAGAATACCTTGAATACATCAAGTCTTCGGGACAACATCTTCTTGAGTCAATAAACGATCTGCTCGATTTGTCAGATATTGGCTCGGGACGACTCGTCATCAGAAGTCAGGCGTTTGACCTTCCCCCGGTTCTCCAGGCACTTGGTTCATTTCTCAATCAACGCGCTGCAGCGAAAGGCATCGTCACTCTGCTTGATATCGCCGAGAATATCCCGGCGACCGTCGTTGGAGATTGCGAACGAATCAAACAGGTTCTGCTTGAATTTTTTTCCAATGCTGTCCGGTTCACGGATTCAGGGACGATAGAACTACGCGTCCATTGTGCTCCGCAATCCTTCAAACAGGACAAGGTCCACATTCATTTTGAAGTTCGCGACACAGGTATCGGCATCGCCGCAGACAAGCTGCACGATGTTTTTTCCTGTTTCACTATTGCGGAAGACCATTTACGCAAAGGACGCTGTGGGGCCGGCCTCGGGCTCGCCGTATGTCATGATCTGATTGAACAAATGGGGGGAACGGTAGATATACAAAGCGAACCAGGAGCTGGTACGGCCATATCCTTTGCACTCCCTTTTACAATCCCTGCGAGAATGTTGCGTACGTCCCAACCGCTGTCACTGCTGGTGGCCGAAGACAATCCGCTCAACCTTGAATTTTTGAGCTGCCTTTTACGTGACCTGGGGCATGAAGTGTATCCAGTACGAGACGGCATCGAACTGCTCGCCGCACTGAAAAAACGGCCTTTCGACATGATTATGCTCGATATCCAACTTCCTCGTCTGGATGGACTGACAGCAGCCCAACGCATCCGCAACAATACAAGCGGAGCATTCGACCCCAATATCCCCATTATTGCCGTCACAGCGTATAATATGCCAGGAGACAAGCAGCGCTTTCTTGATGCCGGAATGAACGGGTATATAAAGAAACCCCTTGATCGGTATTCCATCAAGCTCGCACTCGCTGAAGTCTTGGGGGAGCAGATCAACACCCAAACACCACACATTTCAACTGCATGA
- a CDS encoding RluA family pseudouridine synthase, which produces MPSVSHCVVTPEEAGQKLFQYLSRRLGKDVPKSLLMRLVRTGQVRVDGRRAKPFDRLRVGQTVRIPPVRLDEPEKPNDETQACDERLFLPILYQSNGVLAINKPAGLPVQPGTGWTDCVAARLAVMFPEAPFQPTPAHRLDRDTSGVLLAGTSYEGLRRLQEMFRFGGIGKDYLAVAKGRVDAPAHLVDALGKAGPVGRERVVVGAGKRAEAELMPLRPGKNFSLVLVRLLTGRTHQIRVQLASRGHPLLGDMKYGGGGGPLHLHAWRITLPEVTVSVLPDWEGDMAVSEDDLTPF; this is translated from the coding sequence ATGCCGAGTGTTTCGCACTGTGTTGTAACTCCTGAGGAAGCTGGACAGAAATTGTTTCAGTATTTGTCCAGACGATTGGGAAAAGATGTGCCGAAATCGCTTCTCATGCGTCTTGTACGTACAGGGCAGGTGCGTGTAGATGGCCGTCGGGCAAAACCGTTTGATCGACTTCGTGTCGGACAAACGGTGCGGATTCCTCCTGTTCGTTTGGATGAGCCAGAGAAACCCAACGACGAAACACAAGCGTGCGACGAGCGTCTTTTTCTGCCCATTCTCTATCAATCCAATGGTGTTTTGGCCATTAACAAACCTGCCGGTTTACCCGTGCAACCGGGAACGGGCTGGACGGATTGTGTTGCGGCCCGGCTGGCGGTGATGTTTCCCGAAGCCCCCTTTCAGCCAACACCGGCGCACCGGCTTGATCGCGATACCTCGGGAGTATTGTTGGCGGGGACAAGCTATGAAGGCCTCCGACGATTACAGGAGATGTTTCGTTTCGGAGGGATCGGTAAGGATTATCTTGCTGTGGCTAAAGGGCGGGTCGACGCTCCTGCGCACTTGGTCGATGCGCTTGGCAAGGCTGGTCCGGTTGGTCGAGAACGCGTTGTCGTTGGTGCGGGCAAACGGGCAGAGGCTGAACTCATGCCCCTTCGACCAGGAAAAAATTTTAGCCTTGTTCTGGTTCGTCTGCTGACGGGCCGTACACACCAAATCCGGGTACAACTTGCATCACGAGGCCATCCACTCCTTGGTGATATGAAATATGGAGGTGGTGGAGGGCCATTACATCTTCATGCTTGGCGAATCACTCTTCCTGAAGTCACAGTATCTGTGCTTCCTGACTGGGAAGGCGATATGGCTGTCTCCGAAGACGATCTGACTCCTTTCTGA
- a CDS encoding ATP-binding protein codes for MADIETHEREGLLAEIAFLRRENDRLRQRVEPWTKQGCFERLMQVCPIALILIDCHGLIVFANERAELLLGIQRSEIENSSYAGLDWQITDTDGNPILEDDLPFSLVKTTGSPVFGYLHAAVRADGRRISVSVDATPLFNAQRTFDGMMMSIFDITELTEHRRLLKESESRFRQIFESIHDALAIYEAVDDGDDFIFKYINPAGERFGNISHQEVMGKRVRELFPSVERFGLIDVFRQVWRTGKSQRHPISLYQDERITRWTENEVFRLPSDEIVTIFKDMSQEKRAEERLRESESQYRTLAENFPNGVVMLFDTDLKFSVIHGRKLDELGLRCGSVVGHSVFDIFSFDKISELASAMQDVFVGKDSVINISCGKQTYKVWALPITGQNDNIISGLLMMQDMTDHVAAQNALAHYSDKLESQVLERTKALHLVNTQLREEIDELQKNEATLRLAKNAAEAANRAKSEFLANMSHEIRTPLNGILGLTDILDMTSLNDEQAAHLKNLRASAVSLLDLINDILDFSKIESQKFELHAIDFKLHDVIQMIMNSLGVLAAQKKIDLVWKVDSSIPETLWGDPVRIRQVLINLIGNAVKFTSQGEISVEIENRTPPNTASKNEIDLVFHVQDTGIGIQPEDLERIFISFTQAEGAYNRNFGGSGLGLSISRHIARLMGGDIFVQSEPGKGSTFSFKVRLHIPQEKVHEPTTIEHTKDEGIRPLRLLVVDDNKINRLVATRLLEKSGHQVKSVGSGNDALEILKSDTFDAVFMDVQMPGMDGIETTRQIREHPDMVRVRTIPIVAMTAHAIKGDRERFFEAGMNGYVAKPVTRNDLTMALGRLNL; via the coding sequence ATGGCCGACATCGAAACACACGAACGAGAAGGGCTGCTTGCCGAAATCGCATTTCTTCGCCGTGAAAACGACCGTCTGCGTCAGCGTGTCGAGCCATGGACAAAGCAAGGTTGTTTCGAAAGATTGATGCAGGTGTGTCCTATTGCGTTGATTCTTATCGATTGTCATGGATTGATTGTCTTTGCCAATGAACGCGCAGAGTTACTTTTGGGAATTCAACGCAGTGAAATTGAAAACTCTTCATATGCTGGGCTGGATTGGCAGATAACCGATACCGATGGAAATCCCATTCTCGAAGACGATTTGCCGTTTTCCCTCGTCAAAACGACAGGTTCTCCCGTCTTTGGATACCTTCATGCTGCTGTACGTGCCGATGGTCGACGCATATCTGTATCCGTTGATGCGACGCCGTTGTTTAATGCACAAAGGACGTTTGACGGTATGATGATGTCGATTTTCGACATTACCGAACTGACTGAACATAGACGTCTTCTTAAGGAGAGTGAATCACGATTTCGGCAGATATTTGAGTCTATACATGATGCCCTGGCTATTTACGAAGCTGTCGATGATGGTGATGACTTTATTTTCAAGTATATTAATCCTGCCGGTGAGCGTTTCGGCAACATTTCACATCAGGAAGTCATGGGAAAGCGTGTTCGAGAACTCTTTCCCTCTGTTGAACGGTTCGGATTGATTGACGTGTTTCGTCAGGTTTGGCGAACGGGAAAATCACAACGCCACCCAATATCTTTGTATCAAGATGAACGTATTACACGGTGGACGGAGAATGAGGTTTTTCGTTTACCTTCGGACGAAATCGTTACCATCTTCAAGGATATGAGTCAGGAGAAGCGAGCAGAAGAGCGTCTTCGAGAAAGTGAATCACAGTACCGCACTCTGGCAGAGAACTTTCCTAATGGCGTGGTGATGCTCTTTGACACCGACTTGAAATTTTCTGTTATTCATGGCCGAAAACTTGATGAGCTTGGTTTACGTTGTGGCAGTGTAGTTGGCCATTCCGTTTTCGATATTTTTTCATTTGATAAGATCAGTGAATTGGCCTCTGCAATGCAAGATGTCTTTGTCGGGAAAGATAGTGTGATAAACATTTCGTGTGGAAAGCAGACATACAAAGTGTGGGCACTGCCTATTACAGGACAAAACGATAATATTATCTCTGGCCTTCTTATGATGCAAGATATGACGGACCATGTTGCTGCCCAAAATGCATTGGCACATTATTCCGACAAACTTGAAAGTCAGGTTCTTGAGCGGACGAAGGCTTTGCACCTCGTAAACACGCAGTTACGTGAAGAGATTGATGAACTGCAAAAAAACGAAGCGACTTTACGGTTGGCGAAAAATGCGGCTGAAGCAGCGAATCGGGCCAAAAGCGAATTTCTGGCCAATATGAGCCATGAAATACGCACGCCGTTAAATGGCATATTGGGGTTGACAGATATTCTCGATATGACGAGCCTGAATGATGAGCAAGCAGCTCATTTGAAGAATTTACGGGCTTCGGCCGTTTCACTTCTTGATCTCATTAACGATATTCTCGATTTTTCCAAGATTGAATCCCAGAAATTTGAGCTTCATGCGATTGATTTCAAATTGCATGATGTCATTCAGATGATTATGAACAGTCTCGGAGTGCTGGCTGCACAGAAAAAAATTGATCTTGTCTGGAAGGTTGATTCATCTATTCCTGAGACCCTTTGGGGAGACCCGGTTCGCATACGCCAAGTGCTTATTAATTTAATTGGAAATGCTGTAAAATTTACTTCTCAAGGAGAAATCTCTGTTGAGATAGAAAATCGAACACCTCCAAATACGGCATCAAAAAATGAGATTGATCTCGTTTTTCATGTGCAGGATACAGGCATCGGTATTCAACCAGAGGATCTGGAACGCATCTTTATTTCGTTCACTCAGGCTGAAGGTGCATACAATCGGAATTTTGGCGGTTCGGGCTTGGGCCTGAGTATTTCTCGCCATATTGCTCGTCTTATGGGCGGTGATATTTTCGTACAAAGTGAACCGGGGAAGGGCTCTACGTTTTCTTTTAAGGTTCGTCTTCATATTCCCCAAGAAAAAGTTCATGAACCGACAACGATTGAACACACAAAAGATGAAGGAATACGGCCATTGCGACTTTTAGTAGTGGATGACAACAAAATTAACCGGCTTGTTGCCACGCGTCTGCTGGAGAAATCCGGACATCAGGTCAAGTCCGTCGGAAGCGGCAATGATGCCTTGGAGATATTAAAAAGCGACACCTTTGATGCCGTTTTTATGGACGTGCAAATGCCGGGGATGGACGGGATTGAAACAACTCGGCAAATTCGTGAACATCCAGATATGGTTCGAGTTCGGACGATTCCAATTGTTGCGATGACGGCCCATGCTATAAAAGGAGATCGGGAACGATTTTTCGAAGCCGGCATGAATGGGTATGTAGCCAAGCCCGTAACACGGAATGATCTTACTATGGCTTTGGGTCGTCTTAACCTCTAA
- a CDS encoding lipocalin-like domain-containing protein — MMRYFIAVLWCLICTPLWAGSYPVIDGPCHLVFPDDHQSHDLHRTEWWYVTANLHDPSGNRYGVQLTIFRRRLHPVSDDIASVSAWRTPQLYIVHAAVTDVEHNRHDHAEDMVRAGPGLAGSTREGDDVVISMKRNRIRFTISGLVVHAETGGIAFTLDLAAKKPIILHGDKGYSQKGPARDSASCYSSYTRLMASGHVMRDGKIISVSGTAWMDHEYSSKILDKGIAGWDWFSLQLSTGDEIMLFVMRPDDVSTLPFVSATWVAATGEIRLIPREAMSLDIAETWTSPETGTIYPSQWFFTLQPLQLSVEISPILANQEMVTAERTGVIYYEGAVDVVGTAKGALIQGVGYVEMTGYAGGLDGRM; from the coding sequence ATGATGCGATATTTCATAGCCGTTCTGTGGTGCCTTATCTGCACTCCACTTTGGGCTGGCTCCTATCCCGTGATTGACGGCCCGTGTCATTTGGTTTTTCCTGATGATCATCAAAGTCATGACCTTCATCGAACGGAATGGTGGTATGTTACGGCCAACCTCCATGATCCATCAGGGAATCGGTATGGTGTACAGCTCACCATTTTTCGCCGTCGGCTTCATCCGGTTTCGGACGACATTGCTTCAGTCTCGGCATGGCGCACTCCTCAACTCTATATTGTTCATGCGGCTGTCACCGATGTCGAACATAACCGTCATGACCATGCCGAAGATATGGTCCGTGCCGGACCGGGATTGGCAGGGAGCACGCGTGAAGGGGATGATGTTGTCATCTCCATGAAACGCAATCGCATTCGATTTACTATATCTGGACTTGTTGTGCATGCTGAGACAGGAGGCATCGCTTTTACGCTTGATCTTGCAGCCAAAAAGCCGATTATTCTTCATGGAGATAAAGGATACTCACAAAAGGGACCGGCGCGAGATAGCGCGAGTTGTTATTCTTCGTACACGCGACTCATGGCGTCCGGTCATGTGATGCGTGATGGAAAAATCATATCAGTATCCGGAACGGCCTGGATGGATCATGAATATTCATCCAAAATCCTTGATAAAGGTATTGCAGGCTGGGATTGGTTTAGTCTGCAGCTCAGTACGGGCGACGAAATTATGCTCTTTGTCATGCGTCCTGATGACGTCTCAACGCTTCCGTTTGTCAGCGCCACATGGGTGGCGGCAACGGGAGAAATACGTCTCATTCCACGTGAAGCCATGTCTTTGGATATCGCTGAAACATGGACAAGTCCGGAAACCGGAACCATCTATCCATCTCAATGGTTTTTTACGTTGCAGCCTTTACAATTGAGTGTGGAGATCTCGCCGATTCTTGCAAATCAGGAAATGGTGACCGCTGAAAGAACGGGCGTGATCTATTACGAAGGGGCAGTGGATGTCGTAGGAACGGCAAAAGGCGCATTGATTCAAGGCGTAGGATATGTTGAGATGACAGGGTATGCCGGAGGCCTTGACGGGCGTATGTAG
- a CDS encoding DMT family transporter, with protein sequence MAAWQAYAGLVARMSEQTKPIMLFLYSVTGFLHSPPMKRQTKAYVHGLAAVGLWSTVASAFKVSLSHLDPVQLVLYASIFSTLSLAVVLGVTGKLRSAFAVGLPELRRSVVLGLINPCLYYLILFAAYDRLPAQEAQPLNYTWAITLAIMSVLFLGQKWRLSDMAATAISYLGVVIIATRGDVTGLHFSNPWGVFFALISTILWAGYWIAATRDDRDPVVGLFLNFLMSLPFSGLICLLWSSPVVTSWSGVLSAAYVGFFEMGLTFVLWGSALKLSESAAKVGNLIFISPFLSLVFIHFIVGETIAWSTLIGLVCIMVGLAVQHLGHHRA encoded by the coding sequence ATGGCAGCTTGGCAAGCTTATGCCGGGCTTGTCGCACGAATGTCGGAACAGACAAAACCGATTATGCTTTTTCTTTACAGTGTTACGGGCTTCCTCCATAGTCCGCCCATGAAACGTCAGACCAAAGCCTATGTGCACGGCCTGGCTGCCGTGGGATTGTGGTCCACGGTCGCCTCGGCGTTCAAAGTGTCACTTTCGCATCTCGATCCGGTGCAGCTTGTCTTGTATGCCTCGATCTTTTCAACTCTTTCGTTGGCCGTGGTACTCGGGGTTACCGGGAAATTGCGGTCGGCGTTTGCCGTTGGTTTGCCAGAATTGCGGCGTTCAGTGGTGTTGGGTCTCATCAATCCCTGCTTGTATTATTTAATATTGTTTGCCGCTTATGATCGGTTGCCTGCACAGGAAGCTCAACCGTTGAATTATACATGGGCGATCACGCTGGCAATCATGTCGGTACTGTTCCTTGGGCAGAAGTGGCGCCTGTCCGATATGGCGGCGACTGCCATAAGTTATCTTGGCGTGGTTATCATCGCGACACGAGGAGACGTCACCGGCCTCCATTTTTCTAATCCATGGGGCGTCTTTTTCGCGTTGATCAGCACAATATTATGGGCAGGGTATTGGATTGCAGCGACTCGTGATGATCGTGATCCCGTTGTTGGGCTTTTTCTCAATTTTTTGATGAGCTTACCTTTTTCTGGACTTATTTGTTTGTTGTGGTCTTCTCCTGTGGTGACGTCGTGGAGTGGGGTACTGAGTGCGGCCTATGTCGGGTTTTTCGAAATGGGATTGACATTCGTGCTGTGGGGAAGCGCATTGAAACTTTCTGAAAGTGCAGCAAAAGTAGGAAATCTCATCTTTATTTCTCCCTTTTTATCCCTCGTCTTTATTCACTTCATCGTCGGTGAGACTATTGCGTGGTCCACGCTGATCGGGCTGGTTTGTATTATGGTAGGGTTGGCTGTGCAGCATCTCGGTCATCATCGAGCCTGA
- the topA gene encoding type I DNA topoisomerase translates to MNSGLIIVESPAKVKTIKKFLGKDYAVEASVGHVRDLPTKKLGVDEEKGFEPEYGVIQGKQKIVTKLRQAAKQAATVYLAPDPDREGEAIAWHVAELIKTANSNIQRIQFNEITKRAVKEALEHPREINEKLFLSQQARRILDRLVGYKVSPLLWKKVKRGISAGRVQSVALRLVVEREKERRAFVPEEYWLFKALVEGAVKPEFWIDLWKVDDKKPVIGSADDAKALEERLEGQPFVVADIAEKERKKTPPPPFITSTLQQAANQRLGYSAKRTMGAAQRLYEGVDLGERGTTALITYMRTDSVRVAAEAQEQAKDFIISTLGADYYPEKTRFFKSKGSAQDAHEAIRPIDVSITPDSIHSTLSGDLFRLYKLIWERFVASQMAQARFWDTTVTAEAAATKWRAKGERLIFPGFLKVYGMDTGQQAKVLPELQKGETLALLEMKKEQKFTQPPPRYTEASLVRELEEKGIGRPSTYAAIISTLLDRDYAKLEEKHFAPSELGFTVSDLLSDHFTQIMDVGFTAGMEEALDKVADGSIDWQKLLADFTGEFNPTLEKAATEMAAVKAGMETGLTCDQCGKPMVIKFGRNGEFLACSGYPDCKNTMDFTRDETGNITPIKREPEELKPVGVCPECGKDLVLKKARTGSRFIACTGYPDCKYTKSFSTGVPCPREGCDGQLVEKSSRRGKVFYACDNYPNCDYATWNWPIARACPQCDFPILTKKTTKARGEHIACPEKGCGYIEELDEES, encoded by the coding sequence ATGAACAGCGGACTTATCATTGTGGAATCGCCAGCCAAGGTGAAGACCATCAAAAAGTTTCTCGGCAAAGATTATGCTGTGGAAGCTTCGGTCGGTCACGTGCGCGATTTGCCGACAAAAAAACTCGGTGTCGATGAGGAGAAAGGCTTCGAGCCTGAATACGGCGTCATCCAAGGCAAACAAAAAATCGTTACCAAGCTGCGCCAAGCTGCAAAGCAAGCGGCCACGGTCTACCTCGCTCCTGACCCGGACCGTGAAGGCGAAGCGATTGCCTGGCATGTTGCCGAACTCATCAAGACGGCCAACTCCAATATTCAACGCATCCAGTTCAACGAAATCACCAAGCGTGCCGTTAAGGAAGCTTTGGAACACCCCAGAGAAATCAACGAGAAACTGTTTTTGTCACAACAGGCTCGTCGAATTCTCGACCGACTTGTGGGGTACAAGGTCTCCCCGCTTCTCTGGAAAAAAGTAAAGCGAGGGATTTCGGCCGGCCGAGTGCAATCGGTCGCGTTACGCTTGGTTGTTGAACGAGAAAAAGAACGGCGTGCATTTGTTCCTGAAGAATACTGGTTATTCAAAGCCTTAGTTGAAGGTGCAGTCAAGCCGGAATTCTGGATCGATTTATGGAAGGTCGACGACAAGAAACCTGTCATCGGCTCCGCCGATGATGCCAAGGCGCTGGAAGAACGCCTTGAAGGTCAACCGTTCGTTGTTGCCGACATTGCGGAAAAAGAGCGAAAAAAAACGCCGCCTCCGCCATTTATTACTTCCACGCTCCAGCAAGCTGCGAACCAGCGGCTTGGATATTCAGCCAAACGCACCATGGGCGCGGCGCAGCGGCTCTATGAAGGGGTCGATCTCGGCGAGCGCGGAACAACAGCGCTGATCACCTATATGCGTACCGACTCGGTGCGTGTGGCTGCTGAAGCACAGGAACAGGCCAAAGACTTTATCATCTCCACATTAGGCGCCGACTACTACCCGGAAAAAACCCGCTTTTTCAAATCCAAAGGAAGTGCTCAGGACGCCCACGAAGCCATTCGGCCCATTGATGTGAGCATCACACCGGACAGTATTCATTCCACCCTCTCCGGAGATCTCTTTCGGCTTTACAAGCTCATCTGGGAACGTTTTGTGGCCTCACAAATGGCTCAGGCACGGTTTTGGGACACAACCGTCACCGCTGAAGCCGCCGCCACAAAATGGCGTGCCAAAGGTGAACGCCTTATTTTCCCCGGATTTCTCAAAGTGTACGGTATGGACACGGGGCAGCAAGCCAAGGTGTTACCCGAGTTGCAAAAGGGTGAAACGCTCGCGCTGTTGGAGATGAAGAAAGAGCAGAAATTTACCCAGCCGCCACCACGCTATACCGAAGCTTCCCTTGTGCGCGAACTCGAAGAAAAAGGGATTGGCCGCCCGTCGACGTACGCTGCCATCATCTCCACCCTGCTTGATCGCGACTACGCCAAGCTCGAAGAAAAACACTTCGCGCCCAGCGAACTTGGTTTTACAGTCTCAGATTTGCTTTCCGACCATTTTACGCAAATCATGGACGTCGGCTTTACCGCAGGCATGGAAGAAGCCTTGGACAAAGTGGCTGACGGCTCCATTGACTGGCAAAAACTTTTGGCCGACTTCACAGGCGAATTCAATCCGACCCTTGAAAAGGCGGCTACCGAAATGGCCGCGGTCAAGGCCGGTATGGAAACCGGGCTGACGTGCGACCAGTGCGGCAAACCCATGGTCATCAAATTCGGTCGAAATGGTGAATTCCTCGCTTGCTCGGGCTATCCCGACTGTAAGAACACCATGGACTTCACTCGCGACGAAACCGGCAACATCACACCGATCAAACGCGAGCCGGAAGAACTCAAACCGGTGGGCGTCTGTCCGGAATGCGGTAAAGACCTTGTCCTCAAAAAAGCACGGACCGGCTCACGGTTTATCGCTTGCACCGGATACCCCGATTGCAAATACACCAAGTCGTTTTCCACCGGTGTCCCTTGTCCCCGTGAAGGGTGTGACGGCCAGCTTGTCGAAAAAAGCTCACGCCGCGGCAAAGTCTTCTATGCGTGTGACAACTACCCCAACTGCGATTACGCGACATGGAATTGGCCTATCGCCAGAGCGTGCCCGCAATGCGATTTCCCTATCCTGACCAAAAAGACCACAAAAGCCCGCGGGGAACACATCGCCTGCCCGGAAAAAGGGTGTGGGTACATTGAAGAGTTAGACGAAGAGAGTTAA